In the genome of Microplitis demolitor isolate Queensland-Clemson2020A chromosome 5, iyMicDemo2.1a, whole genome shotgun sequence, the window AAATGGCAATTACAAGAAGCTGAAAAACAAAGAGTTGTAAAATTAAGCCCTAATGATTGGTTGGATCATCCTGATCGTTACTTATTAGAGTTAGCTGGTCGACAGTCTTACAATAATGCTGGTAGTTGAAGGTGTTTCTGTAAAAATAGTTTgttcatatgtatataaattcgactgtaagaaaattaatcatCTCGCATGTTTCATTTCGAACTTCTgaattaaatgagaaaaataaaacaaaccataaaaattaagggaatTCTCCCAAAGCTGTCTGTAttgtattttcaaaatcaGTTACGCTGTCTAGCGTCGGAACCTAGaactaaaacaataaaaatttaattggatcgtcgaaaaaaatataaactctaTGCTCCaaggtaaattttattcaactagATGCtaaagataattatataaaatgaaagttAAACTAATGTAGGTTAAACACGaaactaaaaatgaaattttggatAATAATTTGTCGGAAGATTATTTCCATGcatagaaaattgaatattcTTCTCTACTTgagtaatcaaaataaatattacgataatttggattttttaagccaataattattctataattttttaaattaaatttgagttAGAGATATATCTGTAGATCTTGttgtattgtattgtattgtattgtatatgtacatatataaatatgttgatTAGGGTGGTTCGTTTggaatgactttttttttaatcccacTTCAAATATATTGTTgtagacattaaaaaaaaattccctgaaagtttcagctcttaattttgatttcaagtactttacatttgattttgaatttttcccatataaaatatataggaaagtaaggatatttttttttagttctctCGAGCTCAGCTGTATTTCAAGTTATCGGGTCGCCGTTTGCGGCATTTTATaggtaattaaatactttgtaAAAGTCTCCATAGTAATTTTACTGAgattttgattgtttttttctgtattgAATCggaaagtcaatttttttcataataatttggGTTTTTAGTTGACATTGACTAAATCAcgaaatttactgtaaaaatgTAGATAAcgattttttaggaaatttgattctctacaaaaaaggtcctctTAGTTAAATGGCTCAAGTTTTTCGTTCACGTGATGTAGggagtttattaatttgtaaataaaatatttgttttaagcTTCGATCAAAtgccttttaattttaattaaaattcagtaaattattttctttttaataattaaagccattcataaaaataaaaaaggttaaatttgataagcttcgaaaacatttttgacaaatattttattcataaaattgcTATATCACATGAACGAAGAATTTGAGCCACTTAACTGAgaggatcttttttgtagagaatcaaatttcctaAAGAAACCTTATCTGCATTTTTACTGTAGATTCCGTTATTTAGTCAATATTAACTAAAAAcccaaattattattgaaaaaataattttcagaacGAGTacagaaaatacatttaaaatctCAGTAAAATTACTAAGGAGACTTTTGCAAAGTATTAAATTACCTAGGAAATGCCGCAAACGGCAACTGAGCTAtagggaatttaaaaaaagatccCAACTTTCTTATGTATTTTACATGGGAAAACTTGAAAATCAAatgtaaaatacttaaaattaagagctaaaACTTTcaggaacttttttttcaatgattacaatattttaaagtgggattgaagaaaaaaaaatattcgttcCAAACGGACCGCCCTAATGgtgatatcaaaattttttcaattttattgacaTGTGTAAAcgaaattaaacaaatttacatttaccAACTTCTTTGAAAGCCTCTTAACGcttaataaaacaatacaaTACTGTCTACAGATATCTCTatctcgaattttatttatttgcaaaattacagaataattatagacttgaaaaattcaagtaagttattgaaataattatcttgattGCTTGAGTAGAGAATAATATCTGATTGTCAATGCATGGAAATAGTCTTTCTACAAATAATTatccaaaatttcattttttgtccTGTGTTTAACCTACATTAGTTCAATTCTCATTTTATATCATTCTTCTTAGCATCTAGTTGAATCTAATTTGCCTTGAAACAtagagtttttattatttcaatgattaaattaaatttttattattttagttctGGATTCCGACTCTAGACAGTGTTactgattttgaaaaaagtggGGGCAGCTTTGGGAGCATGACTTTCTCATTGCGCCATGTTTCGATAAGCAACTAAAAAATTCTTCTCaagttactgatttttttttaattttttttttttttttttcaaattttgtgttcaatgtgattaatattattgcttaaataaaaatcaattacatttctaatttttataaaatgtaggAAATTCATACAGTTTTTAcagtcataattaattttatcactaTTATAATGTACGCTACTTATTTTAACGGTAATAACAATCTATGACATTGATTATaacccaaaaaataaaatgaaaattaactaCGCGATCTATATCTGCTACGAGACTTATGACTGCCAGTCCTATGACgttgtgttttttttgttttacgggTACGGCCACGACTATGGCTTCGGGATCTGCTTCTactcaaatgtttttttcgtttattgtGTTTCGTTATTTCACTTCGTTGAATAGATGATGAAGCATTAGTTACTGATTTCAAACGCctgcaaaaaatacataattattattaaagtaagtAGCTATAAATACTACGAaatgaaacttgaaaaaaaaaaaaaaaaaaaatcaataataccTTGGAGATTTAACTCTTTCCGGAACTGCATGTGTTCCACTTCGACTTATAAATCCACCCCAAGCATTGTGGTGTTTAGGAAGAGGTGGACTAGGTGTATGTCCTTCAACATCACCACGAGCTTTAGATCGAGCTTCTTCATATTGTCGCCGtaattcttcaacttttttttccaattgcTCCGAACGTATACGTGGTCGAGTGTAGAGCCTCAGTATACGTCGACAAACATCTCTAATTGCTGattcatttactttaaatagAGCAAACCAAGGTGGCTGGGTAGGCAACGGGAGCTGAAGCTGTCGGGCGCCTAAGTAAACACAGGCACAAGCAACTGTTTCTGGTTGATGACGCAAAAATACATCTGAACGTAGTGAATCATTCATGTAATTCCAACATTGCTGCATAAGAgatcgatttttttcatagcCCAATACTTGTAAATACATCACGATGATCTTATGTGGATGTTTTACGTGAACACAAAAACCTAATTCTTTCAAAACTCGTCGTTCAGATTtaataacttgattttttaGAGCTACGTAGTTTTGGTCCAGTATTACCGGCTGAATCGGCCtagataaacaaataattacttaaaacaGATGTTCAGTTATTTCTGTccaagcttttttttaaaataaaatctttaaacaCAAAATAAAGCTCAAGACTCGATGcatattttataatctactcagacaaaaaaattatttgactcgAGATGATTTTACTTcacccaagaaatttttcaggaagTGGAATGAAAACCGGAAATCTCTTGGAcgcagtaaaataatttcttgaattttaaatcttgaatgaagcaaaaaattcttaagcCAATACATATTTGACACTCGATCCAATagtagaattatttttttttttagacttgTATTTCTTGATatgataaacattttttttaacttatgtATGTTACTTACTTAAGGAGATTCGACCGAAACTAGTAAGTCAAAGGAGtgttaaaatttgtttgtgtgctaaattttccaaatgttataaaaattcattattttaatgtataataatataacgagtccataaattaataattattacctatttaattaaagaaagtaatgaaattacttgggtatttttgactcatatgaGTTaatgccgtaagatggacggcgGAGTTGAATTTGATATTTGCTACTTGCTATTTGCTACTTGACACTTGCGATCAGAAGTAATCTCCAAAATCTTGACGTCGGAAAATAATCATGGAAATGGTCATGAATTCTATGATTATTTTCTTCCGTCATAGCATTCGTAGCaatagtataaatattatattcatagttttgaaatattaatttttttttttttttggcaacaGCGCGTTCCAACTTTTTAAACaacgatattcaaattaaagcgggaaaaatttatttctaatctcgtctctcttattaatatattttaaattaaattatttaaatatttacaacgGTAACGATATATTGTTCTCCAAAATcggctcgataaaaaattttcaaaaggtcgctcacgaattttggaaatatcaaaaatgattgaatttcGGATTTTtcacttcaaaattttttttttctcgtggcagcagtagttgatatttgtaaaatcatgactatgctgaaaattttagcccaaaatttaaatatttaaacggcgcaCAAGAATTtcgaatattaactgataatatgtaactAATAGTTTCAATTGgtttttgtacttttttataactcaattattatcatttcagtaaaatataacttttgcataatcAAAAATAcacaggacagtcttaaacaataaaatttggtaagttttaaataagcaaaaaaacctaaaagttgaattaataaaataaaaaagtaggaaaaaaacttattatttctatttctcgggttatattttcattcattgtcaTGCAAACTGATGGTGAAAAATTcaagaagctttattattaatattcaagggtcgctagaaaacgttcaaaagacagcactcggaaacattctaaattcttgagcgccgtttaaatattttaattttgggctgaaattttcagcaaagtcatgattttacaaatatcaaCTACTGTTGCCaggagaaagaaaaaattttgaaattaaaaattcctaatttcaatcatttttgatatttccaaaattcgtgagcgatctcttgaaaattttttatcgagctgatttttggagagactTCTTAAAACATATCAAGCCAACAAATTTACATGcgagatcaaaaaaaaaataaaatagtcggtttttttgggccaccctaatggccataccaacttttttaatacagtcatgCATAGCCGTGTATGAATCATATAAGGcgatatatggccatacatggtttTGTATGACTCGGTATGACCGTGTATGCccatgattaaaaatatatggctataattatttaaatttgttgcgTAAATTTTATGCCAGTTATATAATTAAGGCCAACCTTTCAAGTTCTGTAACTCGAGTATCATTGGTCGTACCTACTTGGCTCTCATAAACTTTTCTGTAGCGAATTTCATGCCCTACAAAACTTTAaacttcttttaaaaaaaaaatcggtctatcggttgaccctgcgggccagccccaaaacttcccgctattttcaagctcgaaa includes:
- the LOC103579914 gene encoding cyclin-L1; the encoded protein is MNFKENMVPANKSAINAKPYGKIVLTLQNCLLPEEKLNSTPSRLDGLDAETETDLRILGCELIQTAGILLKLPQVAMATGQVIFQRFYYSKSLVRHNMETTAMGCVCLASKIEEAPRRIRDVINVFNHIKQVSSQKPIQPVILDQNYVALKNQVIKSERRVLKELGFCVHVKHPHKIIVMYLQVLGYEKNRSLMQQCWNYMNDSLRSDVFLRHQPETVACACVYLGARQLQLPLPTQPPWFALFKVNESAIRDVCRRILRLYTRPRIRSEQLEKKVEELRRQYEEARSKARGDVEGHTPSPPLPKHHNAWGGFISRSGTHAVPERVKSPRRLKSVTNASSSIQRSEITKHNKRKKHLSRSRSRSHSRGRTRKTKKTQRHRTGSHKSRSRYRSRS